One Candidatus Hydrogenedentota bacterium genomic window, CGAGCGCCACTTTGTCTTAAAGCCAGATCCTTCGTCCGCCGGAGGCGGACGAAGGATGACAGTCAACGTGGCACAGCCGCCCTCGGCTGCGATTCGGTAGCACCCGCCTTCCGCGGCGTGCGTCTTCACTTCCTTTGATATGCGTAACATTCCTCGTATACTGGGCGCGGGGGGACCGACACCGTGTGGGGAGGGGTCTGCCCGTGATCACGTCTGCAACGCTGTTCGCTATTGGAATCCTCAGTTTGTCGGCCTCGGGGCCGTTCCCTGTTATCCCGGTTGGCGAAGACTCCATTCTCATGTGGGATCGCTGGCCGTATCAGCGTGTCGGCGTGCGTGCGTATATGCGGAGCACGTACGATCGCGCGGGCGGCAATGAGGGCGCGGACGCGAGCCATTTCCTGTATCAGGAAGCGGACGATTTCAACGTGACGCTCGATGTCGAAGGGCCGGGCGTCCTCTACTTTGCGCGCTACAACCATTGGCATGGTAGCCCGTGGCATTACGAAGTGGATGGCAAGGATTTCGTTGTTCGCGAGAGTTCGACGGCCGATCCAAATCGTCCTGTGCCGGGTTCGGTGTTTTTGCCGGAGCGCGCATTGCCGAATCCGTTGGCGTGGACGTGGTCGGACACGAAAGGGGCAGACCTGAGTTGGGTGCCTATCGCGTTTGACGAGTCGTTTCGCATGGCGTATTCGCGGACGCGTTACGGCACGGGGTATTACATCTATCATCAGTATGCGCCCGGCGCGCGGTTGTCGCGTTCGCTTCGACCGTGGAACGCGAGCGTAGCGCCGAGCGGCAAGGTCATTCGGCTCATCGAGAAATCCGGGACACCGCTTTTCTCCGAAGCAGATGCCAAGAAGAAAGGCGGGGAGTGTGCTGCGAGGGCATTCAGCTTGCAGCCGGGAATCAACGAGGTGGCGCGCATCGAAGGGATAGGGCCTCGCGTGATTCGCGCATTCACAATTACCGTGCCGCGCGCCCAGGCGGAGTCCATCGAACGCGCTCGGTTGAGAATGACGTGGGACAATCGTGCCGAGCCGTCCGTGGAAGCGCCGCTGTGCCTGTTCTTCGCGGCGGGGACCTTGCACAATTGCGGCGAACGTGAGTATCTCGTGAAGGGATTTCCGATCTATGTGAAGTACGATGCGGAACGTGTGACGCTCGCATGCTTTTTCCCTATGCCGTTTCAGAAGAGCGCGACAATCTCCATCGAAAACACGGGCGCAGACGCGATCGATCAGGTTGATGTACGCGTCATCCACGTTCCATACCGCGAATCGTCCGAGCATGTGGGGTATTTCCACGCAACGTATGTCGATCGCCCCGAACCCGTGCCTGGAGTCGACCTGCTGGTGCTCGATACGCAAGGGACGGAAGGGCAGAGCGATTGGTCGGGGCAGTTTGTCGGAATGTCGTGGATCTTTTCGCACAACGCGGTCCTGAATACGCTCGAAGGCGATCCGCGTTTCTTCTTCGATGACAGCCGCACGCCGCAGTGTTACGGCACGGGAACCGAAGAGTGGGGCGGAGGCGGCGATTATTGGGGCGGACGGAACATGACGTTGCCGTTTGCGGGGCATCCGTGCGGTGCGCGCGACGAGAAGTCCGCGAAGCATGCGAAGGATAGAATCGAATCGGCGTATCGGTTCTTGTTGTCCGACCTTATGCCGTTTGGGAAACGCGCGGTGTTGCGGCTCGAACACGGCGCCGTGAATCAGTCGAAGGAGCATTACGAGACCGTCGCGTATTGGTATGGCCTGCCGTCGGCAACGTTGGTGCGGAGCGATGAGCTGGATGTTGGGAGTCCGGCGTGCGAGCAAATACACAACTACGTGTCGCCGGATGCCTCGGAGCCCGAGAGCATTACGTCGCGCTACGAATGGTCCGATCCAGAGGATGTGTGCCATGTCTTTGAAGGTGGGCCGCAGACGTTGTGGCCCGAGCATGACGAGACGGGCCGGCACACGACGGGGAGTTCGGAGTTCACAATGCGCGTGCGGCCGGACAATCACGGTGTGCTGCTCCGGCGTACGCTCGATTACGCGTATCCCAACCAGCGCGCCGAGGTGTTCGTGAGCGATGCCGGGGATGCGAAGCCGAAGTGGCGGCGCGCGGGCGTGTGGTACTTAGCCGGTTCCAATACGTGCATCTATTCGAATCCCAAAGAGGAACTTGGTGCCACCCAGCACAACGTGCAGACATCGGAGCGCCGGTTTCGCGACGACGAGTTCTTGATTGGGAGCACGTTGACGGCGGGGCGCGATGCGATACGTATACGCGTGCAGTTCACGCCGGTAGTGAGACCGCTCGCGCCGGGAATCGCGTTTCCACAGACTCCCGCGTGGAGTGAGTTGCGGTATGTCGCGTATTCCATCGTCGCGCCTGAATATCCATAGCTCGGCAAGCGGACGTCACGGGGATTCGTGGGCACCGATGCTGAAACCGTTGCCTGCGGGGATGGGGCCGCCGTAGTAGTCGCGCGCACCGACATCGATACCGAAAAGTGTCTTGAGGTCGAGACCTTTGCCAATCACAGGCGAGCCGGATTTGAGTTTGTAGGCGGTGAGCGTGGGGAGCTTGCGCGGGTCACCGATGGTTGGCCCCACGCCGGGTTGGATAAGTCGGGGATCTAGTTCGAGGCCCGAGTCTCTTTCATGGCCGGTGGATGTGCGCCATGCGTCGAGCGACGAGAACGTGTCGGTGCCCCAGGCGATCTGAATAGGTCCGCCGTAGGTGTAGTAGCAGTTGCCTCGAAACGTCCAGGCGTCTCCGGGAATCGGAATGTTGATCGCTTTCTTTCCGGGCGCGGTGACAAGGATGTTGTTGAAGACCTGGACGTTGCGCATGTGCGTCTGGCCCTCATAGTCAAGGGTGTCGTCGATGCCCGCGCCGTTCTGCGTCGCGCCGACGTAGACGGTGTTGTTGTAGATGCGGGTGTCGTTTATACCGCCATTTGAAGCGTTTGCCCAGAAGCCGATGCCGCCGCCTCTGCGTTGGCCATCGTTTTGGCTGATGTTGTAGCGGACGACATTGTTGCGGAATGGGTGCGCATCGTGGAACTGAAAGATGCCGAATCCCGCGCCTGCGTTGTCGTGCGCGTAGTTGTATTGCATGACGCAGTTGGTCGCGCCGCCATCGATGTCGAATCCGCCGCCATCGCCGCCCTGCGACTCGTTGTGGTGCGATTCGCAGAACTGGATGACGAGGTTGTTCACCTCCCATCCCCAAATGCCGACGGGGCCGCCGCCGGGCGCGTTGTTCAGTCCACCGTTGTGGTGGGCTTCGCAGTACTCGATAAGCGCGCCGTCGACGAAGGCCAGGACGATGCCGCTGCCGGAATGACTGGGTAAGCCCGGCGTGCCTGTGTTGTGGTGAAACGAGCAGTCTCTGACGGTCACGTTTTTGTGCGCAAAGTTTGGCGTGCTACCCCGGCGGAAGACCCCAGCGGTTTCAACGCCGTTGAGTCCGTTGTCGTGGATTTCGCAATGCGATAATGACAGGTCTGAGAATCCGGGGTCCGAGGCATGGTTCGATTTAATGAAGATGCCATTCTTGGAAAAGCCGCTTACATCAAGATTGTCGAAGAGGATACCTGCATATTTCTCGCCGTTGACGGAAGAGGCCACAAAGTGGATACCGTGGCCGCCATCTGTGTCGGTTCGGCCGGGCCCGCGGATTGTCAGATTCTTCAGGTGGATGCCGCTCCGGTTTTCCGCGAATACGCCGTCGCCTTGTGCGACGCGGATGGTTGCGCGGCCTTGTCCGTAGGACGTGACGGTAAGCGGATTGGATGGGTGGCCGGAGTCGCTGGAATCGAAAACGAGGTTTCCTTCGAACTCGTGGCCGCCGTCAAGGTGGACGGTGTCGCCCGGTTCGAGTCTCTGTTTGTTCACGCGCGACAGGGTCTTCCAGGCAGATTCGGGTGAGGAGCCGTTGTTGGAGTCGTTTCCCAATGGGCTGATATAGAACTGATTGCCGCAGGCTTCTCCAATCACTGCGGTGAGGATGGCCAGTGCTCTCATGAGGTTTCTTCCGCTTGGAGTCATCTTTCGTCCAATCTAATCCAGGCTGCGTACTGCGGTGGACACTATTAGACTGATTGAAGACACGGATTTCACCTCTTTTGTGGGACGTATCGTGGGGTGATGAATGATCGACCTGGCAAAAAGAGTTGGCTGAGTCTGCCGCGCAACCGAGATAGTGGAAAGAAGTAGGCGGTTCCCGATGTGGCGGGGTTTGTAGAAAATCGCGAATATCTTGTAGTTCTTGAAATTCGTGAGTGAACGATAGTTCGCTTTTTATGCTTCTGCGTTTTGAATGCAGTTCATCTCTTTTTCTGGTCTTGAGGCGGGGATGTTCGGATCGGTTGACACTCAACAAGTGTTGGGTATACGATAGTTCAAGTAAGGATTGGTTAGCTCGGAACCCGAAACGTGCTTTTGTAAAATGCTCACCGCTAAGGATATTGCCGATTTAAGCGGAGTGTCGAGAACGACGGTTTTTGCCGTGCTTGGTGGCAAACCGGGTGTTACCGAAAAAACCCGCGAAAAAGTCCTGGAAGTCTTGCGCGAGCACGGTTACCAGAACGGGCTTGTACAGCGTTCAATGGTGGCCGAGCTGTCGAAGATTATCGGGGCGGTGATCGGTAATATCAACAATCCGTTTTACACAGAGTTGATTACAGGCATCGACAAGGTGCTTGCTCCCGAGGGATTCCACCATCTCCTGCATTATGGGACCGACCTTGACCCCAGAGAGGGGATTGCCGCGTTCGATGCGTTGGGAGAGTACAACCTCCGCGGATACATTATGGCTGCGGGTGAGATGGCCCGGTACGAGAGTCACATTCGGCGCGTGGTTGCATTGGGCAGGCCGCTGGTGACGATTATGCGGGCGCCGGGGGTGCAGACGAGTGCGGTGTGGTTCGATGACCGAAAATGCAGCAGGGATGCGACCGATTACCTGATATCGAGGGGCCATCGTCGCATATTGTGCCTGACAGGTCCCAGTCAATCGGCTATCGCCAAGGAGCGGATTCTGGGTTTTATGGAGAGCCTGGTGGCGCACGATATCGAGTTTCACAGCTCGATGGTTGTGCGAGGAGGGGACACGTCGGACGATGGATACAAGGCC contains:
- a CDS encoding DUF2961 domain-containing protein, which translates into the protein MITSATLFAIGILSLSASGPFPVIPVGEDSILMWDRWPYQRVGVRAYMRSTYDRAGGNEGADASHFLYQEADDFNVTLDVEGPGVLYFARYNHWHGSPWHYEVDGKDFVVRESSTADPNRPVPGSVFLPERALPNPLAWTWSDTKGADLSWVPIAFDESFRMAYSRTRYGTGYYIYHQYAPGARLSRSLRPWNASVAPSGKVIRLIEKSGTPLFSEADAKKKGGECAARAFSLQPGINEVARIEGIGPRVIRAFTITVPRAQAESIERARLRMTWDNRAEPSVEAPLCLFFAAGTLHNCGEREYLVKGFPIYVKYDAERVTLACFFPMPFQKSATISIENTGADAIDQVDVRVIHVPYRESSEHVGYFHATYVDRPEPVPGVDLLVLDTQGTEGQSDWSGQFVGMSWIFSHNAVLNTLEGDPRFFFDDSRTPQCYGTGTEEWGGGGDYWGGRNMTLPFAGHPCGARDEKSAKHAKDRIESAYRFLLSDLMPFGKRAVLRLEHGAVNQSKEHYETVAYWYGLPSATLVRSDELDVGSPACEQIHNYVSPDASEPESITSRYEWSDPEDVCHVFEGGPQTLWPEHDETGRHTTGSSEFTMRVRPDNHGVLLRRTLDYAYPNQRAEVFVSDAGDAKPKWRRAGVWYLAGSNTCIYSNPKEELGATQHNVQTSERRFRDDEFLIGSTLTAGRDAIRIRVQFTPVVRPLAPGIAFPQTPAWSELRYVAYSIVAPEYP
- a CDS encoding right-handed parallel beta-helix repeat-containing protein, whose amino-acid sequence is MRALAILTAVIGEACGNQFYISPLGNDSNNGSSPESAWKTLSRVNKQRLEPGDTVHLDGGHEFEGNLVFDSSDSGHPSNPLTVTSYGQGRATIRVAQGDGVFAENRSGIHLKNLTIRGPGRTDTDGGHGIHFVASSVNGEKYAGILFDNLDVSGFSKNGIFIKSNHASDPGFSDLSLSHCEIHDNGLNGVETAGVFRRGSTPNFAHKNVTVRDCSFHHNTGTPGLPSHSGSGIVLAFVDGALIEYCEAHHNGGLNNAPGGGPVGIWGWEVNNLVIQFCESHHNESQGGDGGGFDIDGGATNCVMQYNYAHDNAGAGFGIFQFHDAHPFRNNVVRYNISQNDGQRRGGGIGFWANASNGGINDTRIYNNTVYVGATQNGAGIDDTLDYEGQTHMRNVQVFNNILVTAPGKKAINIPIPGDAWTFRGNCYYTYGGPIQIAWGTDTFSSLDAWRTSTGHERDSGLELDPRLIQPGVGPTIGDPRKLPTLTAYKLKSGSPVIGKGLDLKTLFGIDVGARDYYGGPIPAGNGFSIGAHESP
- a CDS encoding LacI family transcriptional regulator encodes the protein MLTAKDIADLSGVSRTTVFAVLGGKPGVTEKTREKVLEVLREHGYQNGLVQRSMVAELSKIIGAVIGNINNPFYTELITGIDKVLAPEGFHHLLHYGTDLDPREGIAAFDALGEYNLRGYIMAAGEMARYESHIRRVVALGRPLVTIMRAPGVQTSAVWFDDRKCSRDATDYLISRGHRRILCLTGPSQSAIAKERILGFMESLVAHDIEFHSSMVVRGGDTSDDGYKAALNVLRDSASRPTAIECCNDLVAIGVYRAAYELGLRIPEDVSVVGFDGIELGEVLGPPLTTLSVFPRRMGEIAAEMLLAIINGKHRRGHMEHVIEHALIERASVRSV